In Zingiber officinale cultivar Zhangliang chromosome 3A, Zo_v1.1, whole genome shotgun sequence, the DNA window CTGCAATAGTGATCTCGTGACTCCTGCTACCATGATTCCGTGACACCCCCAGCAAGTTAAATAGGGATGTGATCCTATCTTCTACAACATCAAGTTCTGCTTTTTCTTGTTCTACTTCCTCTCTAAAGATTTTATTGTAAGTCATGGCTTCAAATATTCCCTCCTGGGATCAATTGCTACACGAGAAGGAAAAATCCTTAGCTGAGGCCACGCAAGCTCTGGATCTACATTGTTCACGCCAAAGAGAACTAGAGGTACGTTTATTGGCAGCTCAATCATAGGTCCAGTCAGAAGTGGCTTTGAGGAACAAAACCTATTTAAAGTTGAAGCAAAAAACTGAGGAGTTGGATGATTTAAAAGGCCAACACGTTTCAGAGATAACCGTCTTGACCAAGAAAGTTCATGTAGATGGTTTGCTGATATCACGACAACAACAAGATTTAGACTAGCAAAAGGCTAAGGTGGATCTTCTACAAGCTGAGTTGTATCAGATTAGGCTAGAGATGACCTCTTAGTCACATGTTtcgggggggaggggggggggggggtgagttAGGCAAGCGCTAGAGGACTGGATGGGCTTCTCCCTTCTGTCTAGGGTGCCATTCTACTACACGCCCATAGCTAGGATAGGAAGAACAATTGGGTAGTTCCAAATAAGAGTTTAAATTCCGTTGGATGACAGATTTTCCTATAGGTAATTTGTTTTCCTCCCACAAAATGTGATAATGAGTTAGCTTGTTCATTCCCTTTCTCCCATAAAATGTTCATGTTGTCAGTAGAAGTTTGTTTACTTGCTATATTTGTTTATGAAGGATTTTCAAAAGTTTAAGAGTTATGATTGTACTTCCAATGATAATATAAAATTTCACATCTATGTTTGATTATGCTATTTATCTTATTAAGTGTTTCTTGTGTTCACCTGAAGACTGGTCAATTGGAGAAGTAATATGTGTATGTCGAACAAATATGAACTCAACCGGGCTTCGGGGCTTCTTTCTGCATACACGGTCGGTCGGGTCTACAATTAATCAAAATCTCTCCCTTatttacaaattttgtttattCGTCTAGATTTTATTATTCACGTGATTGTTTAGAGTGGTCTTGCTAATAATCGATCTTTCAAACGGAGAGGGAACGCTCGAAGATATGACGGTTCAGTGTATGATTCGACTTGTTCTGTTTATCATAAATGCCCTTTCTGGGCGAGCACCACATATTCTTCCTGGGTTTTTTAACGACAGCATGGCCAGAAGCTTACAAGGAAATTGAGAAACTTACTCCTCCTTGGCCTCAATTAAAGAAGAGCTGGCTACCAAGGAACTTGAGTCAAAGGCTTCCAAAGATACTTTAGTGGTTTATCGAACAGCGAAAGTAGAGCGATTCGAGAAGAGGATGAGGGCTATCCTAGAATCCTCTGAGTTTAATACTCCTATTGCTGCCTGCATCACTAAGGCTTTCACTCATGGGGTCGACGGAGGTATAAGACAACTGAAAAGGAGAGGAATATTTGTTCTAATTCTCCTGCCAGTTTCTTGGACCGTCATGAACTACTAGCCACTATACCCCCTGATCTGTTTCCTAACTTGCTCACATTCTGTGTTTTCACTATCCATCCTGAGTGTTAATCATGGCTTTCCCTTTGTTGCCGTGTATGTTTTAGTGAACATTCAACGATTTGTATAGTTTTCAAtgttgcttttgtttgcttagaaACATTTTATTACCACCTTGCTTATCCATTTAACAACTTCGCCCTATTTTTCGTAACTATACAAAATTACTTTTATATTGAATTTCATCTAGGCTTAATATTACCTCTATTTAATATTCGGTCGGCTATGGGTGGCCCTTCAAGTTTAACCCTATGCTTCAACACCATGCATCACCCGGCCGATTCTCGATGATCAATCAGACTTATTCATATACGacaccaaatatgatcctgtccaaaagctGAGAAGTTGGTTGGCTGGGCACGCAATCTTGTAGTTGGCTGGAAGAAGACTCCGATGTGGCTCTAGTGTTGACTGGAAGAAGACTCCGATGTGGCTCTAGTGTTGACTGGAAGAAGACTCCGCGATGGCTCTGGTGTTGACTGGAGGAAGACTTTGCGCTGTCCTGTAAGATCAAGAGCGTTAGTGTCGGGCTAGGGAAGGATTCCCGACGTTGATCcaccgatgctcaagtcaatgatCCGTGTACAAGGTGAAGAATAGTAAGTAGACTGTAGCAATGAGCATGTTCAACTATGAAATATCACATACCTCCGCCTATGAATAGAGATCCCCTTTTATAGTGGCACTATAGTGTCTGTGCACACATCTCAAAGTATAAGTACATTTTCTAAAGTGTCATagaaaaagacaagtcaaaaagtatCTTTTGACACATTTACTTGAGCAAGTACGCAAATATCTAATATGACTGGCTAGAAGTTTCTAAAGTACTATTTGTTTGCTGTACATTCTCTGTTATCGATGACACAAATTTTCAAAAGAGTATGATAAGATGTGTAGGTGGGTCCTACTATAGGTCGATGCGAGTTGTTCGGTCGGGACGTCACCAGCTCAGCCGTATTGAATGGAGCTATCGACCTATTCTTCACTCGACCGTGCTATTGTCAAAGGGGTATATTGCATCCGATCAAATCAGAGGTCCGATTGGCCAAGACGGTGGATCGGATAGCTTAGTGGTAGGCTCTTAACCTAGGCTGCAAGTGCTGAGAACGATCGCTCGGATGGTTCGGTCAGCCTTTTAAGTTCGCCCTGCCATGTAATCCGCTCGGGCAACCGATAATATTACAAATACCTTTGACCTCTTATTGACTTTGACTGCTATATCCACCGATCTATACTATCTTGACCCATTTTTAGAGGGACACATCTTTATCATCATCGTAtcatatattttattaaattcaccaaagatctttttttttttaaatattaaattacagacttctaataaaattagttttaattagttaattaatagaAAAGAAAGTTTCCTCTTATtgtaattttaaatcattttccaTTTATTTGATCTTTAATTAATAGCAttgttatttaaaattaattaaataagatGACATCAGTTAGATTAATAACTAAGTTAATGACGATAACAAAATTTGAACACCTTAAAAATATATCCATCAAAAATATATTTCATTACTTTCCAAAATAATTGCATAATTCTTTAACAGACAGATATCTCCAAATTGATCACAAATATAGAAGAAAATTTAATGTTGCAGTTTACAACAATCAAATAACAGAGACCTTTTCTTTAATTTgcatttttttcctttctttgttttttcaaaatgtttaatCAAACTAATCAGattaattaatgttttaaaagaaagtaaagAAGCGAGGAGGGGGAGAggtggccgccgccgccgccgccgccggatGAGAGCTCACCGTTTCCTCTTCCTTAGTCAATTCCGCTTCCGGCATCGCCTCCTGGTTGAGGTCAATTGTCAAGCCCATCGCCGTCGAGCACTCAGTCAGCGAAGACGATGGCCCAGCCATCGGTCTGTTCTTAGCTGTGGCTTGCCGTCTAATCCTCTCGTAGTGAGCCCTCATGTGCCCGCCTAGCGCGGGCCCCGTCGCGAACGACTTGGAGCAGAAAGAGCAAGCATTAGGATTGTATTGGTCCGCTGCTCCGGTGACGACGGCCGCTGACGCGGCGGCTCTGTTTTCGGCAGGGAACTTCCGATGGCTGGCTTTGGCTTTGTGGCCCCCCAAGGCCTGGTAGGAAGAGAACACCTTACCGCACTCGGAACATACATAACGCGCCTGGTTGCGCTGTGTCGGTGCCGGAGATACAGACGGAGACGGCTGTTGGATAGGCGGCTGCGGCGGAAGTGGCTTGTCCTGCTGCGACAGCGACGGCAGTGAAATTGGAGACAACTCTCGCCGCTGTTTTGGTGGAGACAGGTATGGCGATGGAAGTGACAGGCTtcgtttctccacctccggcggCGGAAGCGACTGGCTCAGTTGATCCACCTCCGGCGTAGAAAGCGGGGACCTTTCGTCCTCTGCCGGAGTCATCTCGTCGTCGTGAACGGGCGGAGAAGAGATTAGAAGAGTCGGTGTGTGTGGATTAAGGAGATTTTcgttgtgttatatttatagcaaaCGAATTAATCAACTGGATGTTGTTTTTGTTAACGaatcaatcaaatcaaataattcattatttttttccTTAACAGTGCTCGACTCAAATTAGTCCGTGTGTCTATTTTCTTTTTTTCGTCActtatattcaaatttattttaggaaataattttataaatgtaCAAAATTTTGATTACAGTTTATGAGGCGAAATTAGAAAGGTGCACTAGTTATAGTTTGCATTATTTTAATCTTATCCAGATTACTAGTATGGTGACAATAATCTTTATATTACTAATAAtgatctaatttttaaaataattgggacgaagttaatataaaatatatagtaattttaataaattaaatttaaaaatattaagttgatTTACTTTAATATGGTATAATAATGATTTATAGAGACGCTTGTCACATGCATGCATAATGATGATTTAAAAtagaactattttttttttaaataaaagattCAGATTTAATACTTTCACAGATATATAACATGTTCTGAATATTATACcaataataacataaaataaaaatattttttaagatataTATATTTATCCCGTGATAAGGTGGAAACCACTCAGTAGAAGGGTCAATGACATGatgaaaatcaaaattcaaattcttCATGATGCTCTTCGCCCATATGGTAAAGCAGTTCCTCACACAATTTTaaatatgtgacgcgtccttcaTGACATCCTCATACATAGTTTGCTATCATCGTAGGATACTCTGACAATGAACGCATCAAAGCCAAGATCCTATAAcagtccaggactggaaactcttcttgcttaAGTTTCCAAAATAGTGTATCAAGTCGTCTAGCATGTCCGTCGATTCCATAagcagagttatactctatctcctgaatctcctcgtTGAGCTAATTTCATCGCACTTCGTaccgagtcaatgtggtaatcatccgtgtcatctgaaaaattgaaattaaataagtcagtacaaaatcgacTAACTATTACAAAactagtttaattcaatttacaCAAGCACagaaccatcattataaatcaagagaAATAAATCTTCTCTTATGAAGATATTATTTTAAGTTGTGATCACAATCAAACTCATAGCTAGAGGGATTTAAGAGAATTAAGAGCTAACAAATGGCAACCATATACTGGAG includes these proteins:
- the LOC122050895 gene encoding zinc finger protein 36-like, whose translation is MTPAEDERSPLSTPEVDQLSQSLPPPEVEKRSLSLPSPYLSPPKQRRELSPISLPSLSQQDKPLPPQPPIQQPSPSVSPAPTQRNQARYVCSECGKVFSSYQALGGHKAKASHRKFPAENRAAASAAVVTGAADQYNPNACSFCSKSFATGPALGGHMRAHYERIRRQATAKNRPMAGPSSSLTECSTAMGLTIDLNQEAMPEAELTKEEETVSSHPAAAAAAATSPPPRFFTFF